The genome window GAAGGGTTCATTATAAACTAACCACGTCCTCTATACCCTGTATATAAATCAGTTAAAACTTTGGTGCACAAGGCAGGAAGCTAGCGTTATTGATATTGACATGAAAGCCAACATATGTTCCGTCAAGTATAATCCAGGATCTGGAAACTGCATTGCGGTATGCACCTTTCATTGCCTATATTGGAGAAACTTTAAGGCACGCTATCTGCATCATTGTTTGATCATGTTTAGTACTTAAATGATTTGAGAGCAACCTTGTACTTTTCTCGCTTAATTTGCGGTAATATATTGTGCCTGAGAAATGCACTGGACGAACATGCCTTCAGCTGGCATGTGCATACACTAATGTGTGCATGCACACATCTATTAAGTTTTGCTTTGCCATCCTGTGGTGAGTGGGGTATGTGGTGCACGTAAGAGTCATATATATGATTTGTCCTGTAAGCTGAaaccttcttcttctgcttcctTTTCCAGGTTGGTTCAGCAGACCATCACATCCACTATTATGATTTAAGAAATCCGAGCGAACCACTCCATGTGTTCACTGGGCATGGGAAAGCTGTTTCTTATGTAAAGTTCTTGTCAAACTATGAGCTTGCCTCTGCATCCACTGATAGCACATTGCGGTTATGGAATGTGAGGGATAATATTCCAGTAAGTGATTATTCCATGAAGCAAAATCAGTTTAGTACACTTCAATAGTTAACAAGTTATTATATGCTCTAATCTACGTGgtttataaaaccaattgagaAAATAGAACAGAATTGACTTGTTGACATCATGTTATGAaacttaattatcaattaactAAGTTGTACTCTTCATCTCTGTTTGAAGGTTCGTACTTTCAAAGGTCACACAAATGAGAAGAACTTTGTAGGTCTTACAGTAAACAGCGAATACATTGCATGTGGCAGCGAAACAAATGAAGTGTTCGTGTATCATAAGGTTAGTGGCATTCAAACTTAACCCATTCCTGCTTTTTGTTACCAAGTGATTAACTAAAATTTCGGGGTATAATTTTTCAGGAAATCTCTAAACCGGTGACTAGGCATAAGTTTGGGTCGCCTGATTTGGATGACGCTGATGATGATGCGGGGTCGTACTTCATCAGTGCTGTATGTTGGAAGAGTGATAGCCCTACCATGCTAACTGCTAACAGTCAAGGAACCATTAAAGTGTTGGTTCTTGCGGCATAGACACAACTAAATGGAAAACTAAAAGAAGGTTTCACGAGAGAGAGTTGTTTCTACGGTTCGATATTCGGTTGTTGAAGTGTAAATGCTAGGATTGAGATGCAATGCCAGTGAATGTTTCATTATTTGTTATACAAAGAAAAGATACTAAAGGTGCCAAAGAAGGTGAATATATATAGAGCAAAAATAGCTTTGGTTTGCGAGTAGACTTGTGTTTTATGCCCCAAGTCTTCGTTTCTTGAGTTCTCTAAGCCAATGGCTTATTGCGTATATCACAAAATTGATATAAACCAATTAGATATTGAACAGGAAGAGTAATAGCATGTTAATATAAGATTATAAGCACTGAAAATCGTATATTAAAGGTGAAACCCAGGTCGGTAGGTTTTTCCGAGGAATATGCAGAAGTTCGTAGTGGACCGCGGTCCCGGGGTGATGGTTAGGCCGAGGCCAAGAGAACCCTGTGAATACCAACATTGACAATGATCCAGAATATAAATCATGAGGATTGAAATAGTTTCTTCAATAACAAATACAAACTTCTCTAAAAagtctctttttctctctttaaaaCTCTCTCTATGAAACACAATTCCAGTAACTTTTGCCACCAGCCTTAGCCTTTGGCTTGGGTGCCGAAGGCATCCACCCTTCCTTCattcctttcttctttcctcTCATCTCTATTTTCTCCCAAGTTTTTCTTGGTTTCTCTCTCCTTTACCCCTCCCTCTTTTCCTCCCCTCTCATCTCCTTTGTTCATTTCCCCCTCCCagcttccttcctcttcttccttcgccttttccagttttctccctttcttttttattctcgGTTCTCTGCTGAGCGTAATCTCAGTTTTCCTTGAGTCGAGTCTCAACTATCCTGGGTTTCATGTCCCTTATCCGATGTTTTTCGCCTACTTTTActgctttctttcttttatttttctatcaTCTCCTCTCCCTAGTTGTGATACTTCATCCCTATCATACCATGTGCTTGGATTGGTGGGCTCCGATTAGAAATTGGATACCATATCCACTTCTCTTCCTCACTTCCCCTCCCCCCAACTAGCATATgttacttgtttgtatatatttgcaggGGCTCTTCTAGGATCTATTTTCTCAATTCGGAATTTGGCTTCCTCTGAGGATGTGATGGGTAGTGTGGTCTTTGCTGCTGGAGGTAgggttttttattgtttgtttttgCAGCATTCAGGCCTAAGCTGGTGTGGGCCTCCCGTTGTTTCTTGGATTGCCGCTCTCATTTTGCTTGAGCCTTTTACTTTCTCCGTAGTTGTCTACTCGGTTCTTTTTGGGCTGTGTACTAGTTTtttattataataaaaataatgttcgtgataaaaaaaaataacaaatacaAACTGCTAGTTTAGGGACCACTCGACAActatttcgtttttagtttttatttttatttttttaaacattgaaaattcGTTTGGTAACTACTtcgaatttttagtttttttttttttttggttaaaaaaatgaaaaccaaatactaaaagccaaaatttgaaaacttaatAAAGTAGTTTTTActctttagttttcaaatttcaaaaataataaaaactgaaCGCGCTAACATGGTTATCAAAAGACTTGTTTAGCATTAGATTGGATTTACTAACTCATTGTTTCAATACGTTTAAAGGTCATTTAATAACCAGTTcgtattcaaatttttttgggGATTTCACAACTATCATTAATGCTAAATAGAGTAAGTATATGGCGATTGAAGATTATTATTGAAGACATTCGTTGATTgccccatcatttttcaatattttttggaGTTATGTTTTTAGAGATAAATTTTTTCCGTTAACAAGATTTTGAGAGAACTTATTTCATGTCGTGTTAACTGCTTCTAATCCTTCCATTTATTTGCTATCACACACTCGTTCTTACTTCTCATACTTCTCTTAATTTTTTGTCGTTAGATCgagtgaattgaagaagatgaatgacaaataattaacaagagtgtgtggaaggtaaaaataaatgtgtaaatAACACTATCCTTTAGAAGACACACACTTTGGTAACGGCCGCTTCCGCTTTCTGTCCGATTTTGCTTTTCTGTTGTATTGCATGGTGGGGATTGTACTCGTGATTTCTCTTTCTAATGcattttctttccaacttcaaaaaatattataaattatgaGAATTAATCCACTCCCCCACCTTCTTTGTGAAACCCCGTCCTTAATTTGTTGTATTTTCATATTAACAAACTTATGAACTTACCATTGTACAATTgagttgactttcgttgactttcgttgaccgtcTCGTCGAAACATGtagtcttaatttaattaatttatttgtatcgTACTCATCGCCATGAACGCATAGGCAAACGGATTCGAATTCAGATGTATAACGAAGATTCTACGTTCGAATGTTAACCACTTTCGGATATTTTGTGTTTCGTCTTATGCATTCTTAAATTGTGAACCAAGGGGACCCACTTGAGATTCTTGTCCCCTTAGCCTTACCCTATATGAATACCCCCTTCACCTTTTTAGATTTTCTTACTTCCCTTTTTTTataactcactctctctctatctctctccccaTCACTTTCTCTCATTCTTTCTAACTCTCACCACCGAACTCTCTCTTTCCCTACAACCCCAAGCTCATCACCTGGACTGAGAGGCTTCGAGAACCTCAGACCAAAACTTGGAACTCCACTATGACAGCCACAGTGTACACCTCCCCCGACGAGCTCCAGTGGCTTTCGAAACTTTTTCGATGTAGGtaagcttctagaaacccttggGATGTGTTTTAGGGTTAGATTGAAGCTTGTTTTAAGTTGTATACAGGTGTTAAACGTAGAAATAGCTCGGAGTAAGCTTTTCCCAGTTTTTTTTTCGAGCACCGCCATTTTCGAGGTGTTTTTTGGCCAAATCACGACGAGTTAGCCATCGtgcaaggtatcattctcttcatctcgttgagaactatgattttcatttttgaatcactcgatttggtTGAGTAATGACGAAGTTATGAGCGTTTGAAGTTTTACCCAAAAACTAGCCAACCCACGACCTGAAACAAGGTCAACCCGACCCAATTTCCCCAAACTTGAATCCTAACCCAAATGCAACCCAACACAGCTATGCTACCCAAGCCCAGAACCCAAATTCGACCCGACCTGGTCGGATCCCAGATCTAAGGCAGTGCGTGGGTCTGCGTGTGGGCGCACATCTTGGCCGACGCATGGAGCACACACGCCTCCACCAAAGGTACTGTGCTTCACCGCCATGGACGGCAACCAAGGAGGCGCAGGCGAATTTTTTGGCCAACTTTCCGGCAACCCAACTCGACGGGTACGGTGGTGAGTGGCCTTCCGAGCCGCCGCCCCATGACGGTGGGTGCGGCGGTGCGTGGGGGTACCCGAGGTTCCTCCTTAGGTTTTTCGACATTCTGAATCTGTTTATGACGTTCGTTTCCTAAAATTCAATCATGttagtatagttttattaattggtccctttatgtgcttaggtgcatttGTTAGTAGCATTTCTGTCCTCTCTAGTTTGCACGACTCTTCGACTACGGAGTATCTATGAGTGGACTCCTtccaaaatgcatgattttactattagaaatgcatacatgaaaaacatgattttatggatacattttatgaaacgtttatgagAAAATTGGTTTCATGCTTTATGAAATATCATGCCTTATCAGATTTACTTTCTTTGAAGGATTTATGATTTTAtattatgaacatgttttatgatatgatgtttgagctacTGAGTTCCGATtagatatattttggaaatattatgTTCATGTTTTTATGTGCTGATTTAGTGGTTACTCATACGATCTGTCTACGGGCGAATGATATTGCCTACGGGCGAATGATATTACCTATAGGCGAATGAAGATTTAGTCCTGCCTATGAGCGAATGGTATAATTATATAGCTTCGGTCGGGTGATGTAGGGCCTACGGGTGAATGATACTGCTTTCGGGCGATTTTGATACCACTACTAAGCACACTATTTATGAtatttgttttatgaagttttatGGCACGTTAGGGTTTTCAAAAAACTtattacttattatgctatataAGTTTTCTAAACtaggggttagtacgttgaagaataattgttttagtattacatatatataagcTTGGTCCATTgatattttgttttgcgccccctcagaACCTAGGAATAAGGCATACGATTCAAGCTACGAGGCATTCCCATACCAATGGCTTTGTGTCCTTCTCTTCGCTTGGACATTCTTGTAATAGCACTTTCTGTTACACCTTTCGCTTGTATTCTGAATTAGTAGTATGCTTTGAACATGTCGTGCATTATCACTATTATTTTGTTGGCAGTTTaacttattatattattttgataAGGTTGTATTTGAATATTACATTACGTAATTACGCGAAATTTATATACATGTTTCATATGTTCCCAGCATATGCATTCATAAAATAGCTTGAGTCACTCTCGGATGTCTACCAGCACGTGGCCATCTCGTTGTCCTTCGGATACCGGGATTGGAGCGTGTCATTCTTAGTATAGATAGTATCAtttgtaaaaacaaaaacaaaaaaaattaaaaaaaacaaagaaacagtAGCCGTAGGATCTGTTTTAATGAGATTTTGCGGGTGGGATTAACTATGAGTTATAACCAGACATGTAGCTCTGAGGAACACAGACGCCCAATCCTTCAGCCCTAAATTGTCAaatccctaaccctaaacccccAATTCCCTCCCCTTCCTCTCAATCTTAGCGTAATTGAGCTTAATTTCGTGTCGAGGGTCCGAAAAGAAAATGGAAGGATTTGAAGTGGAATGGAAGAAACAGGCACAGCAATGGTGGTCTCAATCCCTTCACTACGTTCATCGCATTCCGCCTCAACAGATTTATGCCGCCATGGCCGTACTGCTAGTCACCACGTTTTTGCTCTTACTgggtatgtatgtatatatgtatatttgcaGTATAAATTTAGTTCTTGAACTTGTctgtaattttaattattttgatttgtttatatatttttgtgatGTAGTTAGGTTGTTTAAGCGCCCAAAAGCTAATACGATACTAGTGACTGGGCTTAGCGGCAGTGGCAAGACTGTGCTTTTCTATCAAGTAAGCACTTCCGCCGCTTATTCGATTTTCTTCGTTAAATTAATAACAGTATCATATAACTCAATGTGTAGTAGATAGAAGATAGATTCACCAATTGACCTGCTTTTCACAATCGTTCGTTAGAGCCCGCTAGTCTCATGCTTGGTCCATGATATGTAATGcaatataatgtttatgttaGGCCAATTAATAGGTTAAAAATTGTGCAAGCTTTCTACGAATTGGTTTTGCGTATGGGATTGTTTTTCCGTCAACATTGTAAGATTGTCGTGCATTTGAGATATTATGTTCCTCCTTTGCTTATGTTGTAtcctttggttttcttttctttttatatactTTCCGTACTCGATGCTTGTTTCTAATAAGATTGCAGCTTGGTAGAAATTCTGAATGCTTTTTTGTTATGTTCTTTTTCCCCCTGTTTTGAGTTTCCTTGATGGCCTATTTATTACATTGCAATGTGGATCTGACTTTTGTGATATGACTTGATGCACATGCCAGCTTCGGGATGGCTCTTTTCATCAAGGTACTGTCACATCTATGGAACCAAATGAGGGAACTTTTGTGCTTCATTCTGAAAAATCAAAGGTGTATTTCAGCTTCTTGTGATCATATCAGATCTTATGTATTTATATCCCTTTGATGTGTGCAAGACCCTAACCACAAACAATTTCGTTGCTTTTCCTTTTACTGTTGTCTTTGTTGATTGTCCTTCAGGCACTTGATGATGCTCACCCTTCTTTTCATTGTCCCTGACAGAATGGAAAGCTAAATCCTATTCATGTTATTGATGTTCCCGGGCATTCTCGCCTTAGAGCCAAACTAGATGATTTCCTCCCTCAAGCTGCTGGTATAGTGTTTGTGGTTGATGCTGTGGAATTCTTACCAAATTGCCGTGCTGCTTCAGAGTAATATTTTCCCCCTTCTAGTATATAGCTAGAATGTGATATTGAACAATGACTATTTTGCCTTCAAGATTATGCTTACATCCATTTTACTACTTCGTGGTAAATGGTGCCAGCCCTACGGGTCTAAGGTCGTAGAGTGATAAAAATGATCATAACAGACAGAGACACCCAAAATTTGGGATGTAAGCATATAGATGTTTACTTTGCATGAAGCTCAAGTTTTTCACTGTAGAGGATGACGTTTGAAGCTTTATTTGCATCAGGTACCTGTATGATATTTTGACCAAGGCGAGTGTGGTGAGGAAGAAAATTCCAGTTCTTATTCTCTGCAATAAGACAGACAAAGTGACTGCACATAGCAAGGAATTTATTCGAAAACAATTGGAGAAGGAAATGTAAGATTTGAATTGTTCTAACATCAGTGTCTTTCTTTTCTCTGATTGATCTTAAACTTGTAACACAAGCTTTCAAGTGGTGTTAATGAGATAACTATATTGGTCGTCTTTGTATCAGGaagatattttattttgataacATCCGGGTTTTCCGTAAATATATTGCTTCCAGTTAACAGTTTTTGCCGTGATTTTCTATTTGGCATCACATTCAGGacaaatttttcattcaatGCTACTCTTGTTTTTTTAACCCTTGTTTCTGCAATTGTTCATTAGCTCGAGAATGCTCTGTGATGTTGTGATTCATATTCATCCTGTTTCTGATTCTTATCTCGAAACCCTGATATATTTGTGACATAACATCTTACAGTGACAAATTACGAGCATCAAGAAGTGCAGTATCAACAGCTGATATTACAAATGAGTTTACACTCGGAGCACCTGGAGAACGATTTGCATTTTTGCAGTGTCAAAACAAAGTTACAGTTGGAGAAGCTTCTGGCCTTGGTGGTGAAATTTCCCAGGTGGAGCAATTTATCAGAGATAACGTAAAGTCGTAGGATATTTGATCCCATTTCATGAATTTGTGGTAATTTCTTGTAAGTTAAAAGATGTTCCAAGTGATTATGGCTCATTGCATTTGGGATGCTCACGCTGCTCTTTTAAATgatttctttttcccttttaaTTGCACTTTTGCAATGTCTAGCCATCCTTGTTTAGTGCTAACCACAcgtccatttttacttctcacacacccctcttaattttcggccgttggaTTGAATGGATTGAAAAAGATTAATggccaaaaattaacaagggtgtatGGGAGGTAAAAATTGGTATATGAATAGCACcatccaaaaacaaaatatgtacaaaacaaagttttgataaatgggaaaaaaaaaattatgtaggtCACCGCTAGTGGCAAATTAATTAAAAGACCAGGTTGGTCTCACGCTCTCCGGAAGCTCGAAAAAACTTATGGGATAGTCTTTTGAGGACCTTCTGATTGTATAATAGGGACCTAAAAGTGTCCACCAAGTGCTCAATGAAATCTCGTTTGACAAAATCTCGGTAGGACTTGCTCTGCATCTGTCGACAGATTTGCTCGGAAGCTATGGATACATGTCGATAGGCTTACAACATTATTCGGCAGACGATTACACAAGCACCAAGTGCTTGACAAAATAGATCACTTTATAAACTGAAAAAGATTTTGCACATCTCACGTGCTATTTTCGTCTAAGACAGAGAGACGGACTCAATCACATAGAGAGGGTATGGTTTCCCCTTTTTTATCCGACAAAGAATGATTCATGACTCCaagtcatttaaaaataaaacaaaataagtcACCTATCATGCGCAGTTTTTCCTAAGTGTCATAACCAATTGTCTAAATGCCTAAGCATTAATTGTGGGCACCTAGGTCTCTTTTGAGAACACCAAGTAGTAGTGGCCTGAAAGGTAATGGTGATGGCGGCATGGGTGATAGCAGTAAAgaatgtggtggtggtggtagtggtggtgaCGGCGATGGTGGTGAGAtgtaatggtggtggtggtgatggtgggaGGGGTGATGGCAGTGGAgaatgtggtggtggtgatggcggTGATGTTGGTGGCATGTGGTGACAATGTGACAGCAGCGAAGGTGGTGGTGGCAACAATAGTGATTGAGGTGCCCGCTATGATGGTCATGGCAAGGTGGTGGCGGCAGATGTACTTTTATTTCTTAAAACTCTAACTTTGTTTGTCACTTAGTAATACAATCTATTAGTATTATTTCTCTCTTGTAAGTGAAATACATTAGGTTTGTTTCTCATTGAAGGCGTATTCGAACAAATTTTATTATGTCTGGATCATTATGTTGCTTAGCTTAAGTCCCCCACCCCCTTAGtgtaatatatttttgtattcataaagaaaacaaaacatgaatgtTGTTATAGCATGCATCATGAGGATCAATCATGATACAACAATAGAAGTTCAAAGGAACTTGCATAGACTGGTTTTATCTAGAACACATAACACCTTCTATACTTCAATCAAGAGTTCATTCTCTAAAGTGTGTATTTGATCAGTCAAGgataatgtgaataaattaagcCCCTTGCATGTTTTGTAAAGAAGTCATTTTGGACATGCTAGAGCTACAACCTATGTCGTTGATATGAATCTCACTAAAACTTTGGAGGAGTTTGCGAAAGCTAACTCACACTCTAAGTCGAactttgagatgaaggatcttggacTTGTTCATGTCTCGGCATGAGGTTCAAGCATTATTCTAATGGTATCCTAGTCACCAATCAAATTACCCATGATCATCTGTACGCTAGATCCAAAGTGACACctttgaagaggttatggaatccaaaGTTCCATATCTGAGTACGATTGGagtttgttgtacttagctcattgcatTAGGTTGGACATCTTTTTCGATGCGCCTACATACCACCATTAGGTTGGTGAAAgacgtttatatatatatatatatatatatatatatatatatatctttatgGAACTACGAAATTTGGGCTTATTTATCCCTAGCATCTCTAGATCCAATCCTTCATCATTGGagtgatgcttgccttgttagTTATGTTGACACAGAGTTCCTTATCAAACCCTCACAAGGCACATTCTCAATGACGTTTTATGCCTTTATCGTTGGGAATACAACAATATTTTGGAGGTCCATTGAATAGAACTTAGTTGCGATGTCTTCGAACCTTGACAAGCTTGCGGTACCTCATTACGACGCTACACCTCACTACGCCACATGTGAGTGAGACACGGTTGAGAGCTCATGTTGAGCTTGTTCGAAGCACTTGTATATTTTTATTCATCTTTGAGTCTCcacaacgatccatgaagactCTGCCACTTGTGTCAACCCAAGGAGACCATACCGTGCTTATGGCGTCTAAGAAGAGTGAAATCAAGAAGATCTCATGTCAAGACAACCTCATTGATCTCTACACAAAGTCACGGCCGAAGTCCACCTTCTCGAAGTTTGTCGGAGGAGTTGGATTGCCTACACTATCTTATTTGCAATATTGGTAGTTTTCAAGGAGAGTTTTGTCGAACTTAGCTAGAGTATTTTGTAGTACATTCACTTGCCTTAATATGCTCTTCATTTTCACTAAGATTTGATAGTTTGATGAAGTTTTACCGAGACACCCAGTTTGGGTTGGTCATAACCTTGACAACCCCGCCGACCCTCTCTCAATATTTAATTACTCCAaccgtttttaatttttgggtaaattacacagtaacccctcaggtttgaggtcttgCACAaacccatacaacatctttaaaacatttcacttttatacctcacgtacaattttatttcaaaataatacgtCCATTAGTTTTTTCATTCATTaatccgttaagtgatgacgtggctgccacatgactgccaaatgtgtgccacgtgacaaaattaaaattttttttttttaaaacctaaatcttctaacaaaaaaaaataataaataaaaacttaaatcaTAACCCTACCCACGTACCCTCTCCCCCCCCACCCCAAAACCAGAAACCCAAAGCACCCTCCCAACCCCCGACCCTCCCTCCCCAGATCCCCATTCCTACAACCAGTTCGTCTTCTCCCCGCACCCACACTCACCCTCCATcccccttctccttcctccatgttcatcttcttcccccgaaACCCTTTCCTGCtacccgaaaaaaaaaaaaaaaaaacaacccagCTCGTCTTCCTCCGCACCCGCGACCCTCCTTCCCCAGATCCCCATTCCTACAACCAGTTTGTCTTCTCCTCACACCCGCACTCACCctctctcccccttctccttcctccatgttcatcttcttccgaaaaaaaaaaatcaacccaGTTCGTCTTCCTCTGCACCCGCACCCATCCTCGCACCCGATTCCACCTCACGAACCCGGCGATGGCGGTGTAGACGCGAtctgattttatttatttatcttttttcttccatttctttTTTGAGTTACAAGGGGAAGAAGAGAGCAGCATGGGGAGAAGGGGGGCTTGAGTGAGATGGGTCGTGGGGTTGGGGGGTGCTACAGTGAGGTTGGTCGCAGAAGGGGGTTGGGGGGGGGATGGATAATCACTGGGGTGGGATAGGGGATCTCGGGAAGGGATAattgtttggggggggggtgATGGGATCTAGATTTggggtttttcttttggttgaagattcagtttaaaaaaaaaattaaaaaattattttttttaccacgtggcacaaatgtgtcagccacgtcagcatttaacggagtaatggatggaaaatctaatggatgtattatattgaaataaaatagtacttaatgtatgaaagtgaaatgttttaaagatgttttatgaggttgtaatagacctcaaacttgagCAATGACtaaaatattgataatatcggcgaaatatcgctaATATT of Malus sylvestris chromosome 6, drMalSylv7.2, whole genome shotgun sequence contains these proteins:
- the LOC126625035 gene encoding uncharacterized protein LOC126625035 → MEGFEVEWKKQAQQWWSQSLHYVHRIPPQQIYAAMAVLLVTTFLLLLVRLFKRPKANTILVTGLSGSGKTVLFYQLRDGSFHQGTVTSMEPNEGTFVLHSEKSKNGKLNPIHVIDVPGHSRLRAKLDDFLPQAAGIVFVVDAVEFLPNCRAASEYLYDILTKASVVRKKIPVLILCNKTDKVTAHSKEFIRKQLEKEIDKLRASRSAVSTADITNEFTLGAPGERFAFLQCQNKVTVGEASGLGGEISQVEQFIRDNVKS